In Gloeomargarita sp. SKYB120, the sequence AAGAACCTCAGCACGGCTGGCTGGTGGGTACGGATGCCACGTTGCTGGAGACCACCGACGGGGGCAAAACGTGGGAGTTGCGGGCATTAGACCTGGGAGAAGGGAAATACCGGTTGACGGCGGTGAGTATGCGGGGCGGTGAAGGTTGGGTGACTGGTAAACCGCCCCTGCTGCTCCATACCACCGATGGGGGCAAAACCTGGATGCGCCTCCCGTTGGACCCGCGCTTGCCAGGGGTGCCAATTGCTGTCGTAGCTCTGGGGCCTGGCCAGGCGGAAATGACCACTGACCTGGGGGCTATCTACCGTACCGAGGATGGAGGCCGGACTTGGCGCGCCCAGGTAGAGCGGGCGTTAGGCGCAGCGCGGGACCTGGACCGGGATGCCCAGGGGCGCTACGTAGCTGTGTCCACCAAAGGCAATTTCTACTCCACCTGGGAACCGGGGCAGACCGCCTGGGTGCAGCACAACCGGGAGAGTTCCCGCCGCATCCAGAGTATGGGCTTTACGCCGGACGGTGGCCTATGGATGCTTAGCCAGGCGGGGGAATTGCGGTTTAATCCCGATGGGCAAGAGGGGCACTGGAGTCAACGCATTCAACCAGAGGGGAATGTGGGCTTGCTGGGGATTGGCCTGCTGGATATGGGCTACCGCACCGACAAGGAGGTGTGGGTTGTCGGCGGCAGTGGCACCTTGTTTGTCAGCTACGACGGCGGCCAGACCTGGCAACAGGACAAGCAAACGGCAAACATTCCTGCGAATTTTTACCGAGTAGTCTTTTTTGGGCCGGAGCAGGGGTTTATCCTGGGGAACCAGGGGACGCTCCTGCGCTACCGGGGTGCCTAGATGCGACGGGCGCAGCCGGGGTTACGGTTTATTCCGCCCCGGTACGACCCTAG encodes:
- a CDS encoding photosynthesis system II assembly factor Ycf48, which produces MSWGRLLALLCCVLLLGCSRGPAALTTHPWELVNLPTQATLMDIAFDPEEPQHGWLVGTDATLLETTDGGKTWELRALDLGEGKYRLTAVSMRGGEGWVTGKPPLLLHTTDGGKTWMRLPLDPRLPGVPIAVVALGPGQAEMTTDLGAIYRTEDGGRTWRAQVERALGAARDLDRDAQGRYVAVSTKGNFYSTWEPGQTAWVQHNRESSRRIQSMGFTPDGGLWMLSQAGELRFNPDGQEGHWSQRIQPEGNVGLLGIGLLDMGYRTDKEVWVVGGSGTLFVSYDGGQTWQQDKQTANIPANFYRVVFFGPEQGFILGNQGTLLRYRGA